In one window of Pseudodesulfovibrio sediminis DNA:
- the rplQ gene encoding 50S ribosomal protein L17: MRHRKSGRKLNRTNTHRAAMFKNMARALMTYEQIRTTEPKAKELRRIIDKLITLALRNDLHARRQAYKVLGSHQMVQRLFDEIGPRFEGGTGGYTRIIKLSQPRKGDCAPMVIIELTKLAAEAPAEEAPKSEEA; encoded by the coding sequence ATGAGGCATAGAAAGTCAGGTCGCAAACTGAATCGGACCAATACTCACCGTGCCGCCATGTTCAAGAACATGGCCCGCGCGCTCATGACTTACGAGCAGATTCGCACCACTGAACCCAAGGCAAAAGAACTGCGTCGTATCATCGACAAGCTCATCACCTTGGCTCTGCGCAATGATCTCCATGCACGCCGTCAGGCTTACAAGGTCCTTGGCAGCCATCAGATGGTTCAGCGTCTCTTCGATGAAATCGGTCCTCGCTTTGAGGGCGGCACTGGCGGGTACACCCGCATTATCAAGCTGTCCCAGCCGCGTAAGGGCGATTGTGCACCCATGGTCATCATTGAGCTGACCAAGCTTGCAGCCGAAGCGCCTGCTGAAGAAGCACCTAAGTCTGAAGAAGCATAA
- a CDS encoding selenium metabolism-associated LysR family transcriptional regulator — protein MDLRKLEAFCKVYELQSFSKAGDMMFLSQPTISSHVANLEEELGVKLFDRLGRSVMPTQAGNVLYGRAMVIFENLNSAKASIEELRDRVVGDLQIGCSTIPSHSILPRLVSEFSVSYPEVSFTVHTGDTSEVVKRVLNGDWPVGIVGLDPEDSDLQSYLIAEDETMVVASPSAPWLMDTDQELALEAVLALPWIMRERGSATRMALESALVKTGSSSRSLKVRCQVEGTCESLSHALNGVGVCFISRLVADDYLERGKLVQLKVPELEGRRKFYLIHHRGRYMFPALKAFVEFNK, from the coding sequence ATGGATTTGAGAAAGCTGGAAGCATTTTGCAAGGTGTATGAGTTGCAGAGCTTTTCCAAAGCTGGTGACATGATGTTTCTTTCTCAGCCGACTATTAGTTCACATGTGGCGAATCTGGAAGAAGAGCTCGGCGTCAAGCTCTTTGATCGACTCGGTCGGTCAGTTATGCCTACTCAGGCCGGAAACGTCCTTTATGGCCGTGCCATGGTCATATTCGAGAATCTGAACAGCGCCAAAGCTTCCATCGAGGAACTCCGAGACCGTGTTGTCGGGGATCTTCAGATAGGGTGTTCCACGATTCCTTCCCACAGCATCTTGCCCCGCCTCGTTTCCGAGTTTTCTGTTAGCTACCCGGAAGTGAGTTTTACCGTCCATACTGGTGATACTTCAGAAGTCGTGAAACGGGTACTCAACGGTGACTGGCCGGTGGGCATAGTTGGTCTTGATCCGGAAGATAGTGACTTACAGAGCTATCTTATTGCAGAGGATGAAACCATGGTGGTGGCTTCGCCTTCCGCTCCATGGTTGATGGATACCGACCAGGAGCTGGCCCTTGAAGCAGTGTTGGCGTTACCGTGGATCATGCGGGAGAGAGGATCGGCGACTCGCATGGCTCTTGAAAGCGCATTGGTCAAAACCGGCAGTTCCTCTCGTTCTCTCAAGGTGCGGTGTCAGGTTGAAGGCACTTGTGAAAGCCTTTCTCACGCGCTCAATGGTGTGGGTGTGTGTTTTATATCAAGACTTGTTGCAGATGACTATCTTGAGCGTGGCAAGCTCGTGCAACTGAAAGTGCCCGAACTCGAAGGGCGCAGAAAATTCTATCTTATCCACCATCGTGGGCGCTATATGTTCCCTGCACTCAAAGCGTTTGTCGAGTTCAACAAATAG